CGTTCGGGGTGGACAATCGGCAGATCGGCCTGGTCACGATCGTCTTCAGTCTCTGCTCCCTCACGAGCACGGCGCTCATGGCGGCGCTGAGTGACCGGTTCGGGCGGCGCACCATCTACCTGCTGGACATTGCCGGCTTCGCGCTGGGGTCGCTCGTCATCGCGTGGTCGTCGAGCTTCGGCGTGCTGCTGCTGGGGCGCGCGATTCAGGGGTTGAGTGCGGGGGGCATTACCCCCACGGCGAGCGCGGTGGTGGGCGATACGTTCCCCGCCGACCAGCGCGGGCGGATCCTGGGGCTGATCGGCGCGACGTTCGGCATGGCCTTCGTGTTCGGCCCCATCCTCGCGTCGGCGCTGCTCGTGGTCGCCAGCTGGGAGTGGATCTTCCTCATCAACCTGCCGTTCGCGGGCATCGTGTTCGTCATGGGCTATCGCGCGCTGCCGCGGGTGACGCGCCCGGCCGCGCTGCCGCCGTTCGACTACGCCGGCATCACGACGCTGGCCGTCATGCTGGCCAGCCTCACGCTGGGGATCAACCGCGCGGCGGATACGCTCACCGGGCGCACGGTGTGGCCGGCGCTGCTGGCCACGGCGGTGCTGGCGCTGCCGGTGCTGCTGTGGGCGGAGCGCCGCGCCGCGCAGCCGATCGTGCCGCTGACCCTGTTCGGCACGACGCAGCTGCGCACCACATGGGTCCTGTGCACGGGGGCCGGCTTCGGCATGGGGAGCGTGATCTTCATCTCGTCGGTGGCGGTGGCGGCGTTCGCCACGCCGGCCGATCAGGCCGGGCTGCTGCTGCTGCCGCTCGTGCTCTGCTCGTCGGTGGCGTCGGCGCTGTTCGGCCGGCTGCAGAACCGGCTCGGGCCGCGCCGCATCATGCTGGCCGGTTTCGGAACCCTGGCCGTGGGGGCGCTGCTCATCGGCGTGGCGGCGCCGACGTTCTGGCTGTTCATCACGGCCACGCTGTTCGTGGGGGCCGGGGTCGGCATCGTGGTCGGCGGCACGCTGCGCACGGTGGTGCTCGACGAGGTCGATGCCACGCAGCGGACCGCCGCGCAGGCCCTCGTGAACATTGGCATCGCCATCGGGAACCTCATGGTCGTGGCGGTGCTGAGTGCGTTGGCCGATCGTGCCGGCGGTGGGCTGGCCGGGTTGCAGGTGGCCTACCTGTTCGCCGCCGGGGTGATGGTGGCAATGATGGCCATGAGCTTGCGGCTGCAGCCGACGCGGGTGCAGGTGCTGGCCGCGGGGTGAAGCGCCCGCCGGGTCAGCCCATGCGTTCGGAGTACCGCTCCCGCGCACTGTATTTGTCGAGCCGCCACGGCGGGGAGGTCAACCCGCCGTAGGCGTGCTCGCGCAGCCACGCCTGCTCCGCCTCCACGTCGTTTTCGTCGAGGTCGCGGAACCAGGTCTTGGGGCGCGCGGGAGACCCGTTGAACCAGCGGTAGCCGCGGGCCTTGAGCAGCTCCTTGGTCTCGATGGGGGTGCCGATCGCCCACAGGCGCACGGTGTTGCGGCGCGCCCGCTCGAGCAGGCGCGTGAGCGGCGTGGCCTCACCATCGCGCGGGGTGGCCAGCACGTGCAGTGTGGCCAGGCAGTCGTCACCCGCCCGGTGCCCGGTGTGAAAGGCGCTGCACAGCTGGAAGAGCAGGTAATCGAGTTTGGCGCCACGACAGCCGAACTGCGACCAGGGCACATCGTGCAGCGAGCACCCCCAGTGTTTGGTGGCGAAGGCGGGAAAGCGGCGCTCGAGCATGCGACGGTCGAAGTTCGCGTTGTGCGCAATGACGAGGTGTGCCGCCTCGATCTCGGCCGCGACGGCGGCGTCATCGATGCGCTGGCCGCGCACCATGTCGTCGGTGATGCCGGTGATCTCCACCGCCTCGATGGGGATGGGAATGCCCGGATCCTCGAACCAGTCGCGCATGGGGTGTACGCCGTACACGCGCCCCGCCGAGTCGAATTCGAACGCCACCAGGCCCAGCTCGATGATGCGATCGTTGGTGGTATCGAGCCCCGTGGTTTCCACATCCACGATGAGCCCGCGGCGCACCCCCGTGGACGGCGTGGGGGCCGCATAGTGCGTGCGCGCCTCGAAGCGCTGCAGCACCCGATAGTCGCCGGTGGCTTCGAGCGCCGAGATCAGGGCGGCGTGCTCCGGCAGCACGCCCGTGCGGATTTCCGGCATGTGGCCCGGGGTGACTAGGTTTCCCGACATGAACGCTTCCGATTTTCCTGCTGAGTTGACCGATGCCGAATTCACGGCCCGGGTTCTTCAGTCACCGCTGCCCGTCCTGGTGGATGTGTGGG
The window above is part of the Gemmatimonas sp. genome. Proteins encoded here:
- a CDS encoding 3'-5' exonuclease, which produces MPEIRTGVLPEHAALISALEATGDYRVLQRFEARTHYAAPTPSTGVRRGLIVDVETTGLDTTNDRIIELGLVAFEFDSAGRVYGVHPMRDWFEDPGIPIPIEAVEITGITDDMVRGQRIDDAAVAAEIEAAHLVIAHNANFDRRMLERRFPAFATKHWGCSLHDVPWSQFGCRGAKLDYLLFQLCSAFHTGHRAGDDCLATLHVLATPRDGEATPLTRLLERARRNTVRLWAIGTPIETKELLKARGYRWFNGSPARPKTWFRDLDENDVEAEQAWLREHAYGGLTSPPWRLDKYSARERYSERMG
- a CDS encoding MFS transporter, whose protein sequence is MTADAAAVANPEALARRRLLTVLFAGVFMAAMDAAVIAPAIPALREAFGVDNRQIGLVTIVFSLCSLTSTALMAALSDRFGRRTIYLLDIAGFALGSLVIAWSSSFGVLLLGRAIQGLSAGGITPTASAVVGDTFPADQRGRILGLIGATFGMAFVFGPILASALLVVASWEWIFLINLPFAGIVFVMGYRALPRVTRPAALPPFDYAGITTLAVMLASLTLGINRAADTLTGRTVWPALLATAVLALPVLLWAERRAAQPIVPLTLFGTTQLRTTWVLCTGAGFGMGSVIFISSVAVAAFATPADQAGLLLLPLVLCSSVASALFGRLQNRLGPRRIMLAGFGTLAVGALLIGVAAPTFWLFITATLFVGAGVGIVVGGTLRTVVLDEVDATQRTAAQALVNIGIAIGNLMVVAVLSALADRAGGGLAGLQVAYLFAAGVMVAMMAMSLRLQPTRVQVLAAG